cagcggaagtttattttagccgagtgccacgccccctctaacgcccacaatcgcccactaacgattttaaaatgggtcctgcgcccacatctttaaagatttccgagaagtataaatgcaattttgttgtgtatatttatacctatcgaaatgtaaaagacatattttaaatcggaccattcattaaaaagttatacgctttataaattgttaacatatatctatctccctcgcactccctttagctgagttacgattattagtcgggacaccaacccgacacagcgttcgcactccctttagctgagtgacgggtataagatagtcgggacaccaacccgactatagcgttctctcttgtttcgaTTCATTTCAGTCCGATTCCATTCGTTTGGTTtagaaatttgtatttgcGCTTAAAGAAAGATAATGTTTAGCCAGCGGAATAGACGTCAACACGATTTTATAAAACCAAGAGTGTAGAAAATTAAACCCCCTCCTTGCGGAGGAATCCCCATTTCGTACACTGGGAAAAGGGTACTATACAAGTGGTAGATTATAAAAgatagcaaaagcaaaattaaacaattttataatttatttacattttaagatttatcccaacaaagtaaacaggtttattgatgatttttgAGCTAAGTtacatttcttaaatatatccTTATTTTAAAGACGTTTTTACTGTGTTGATATGTATCATGGCTGCCATCTGAAGGCTTTGTTTTTGCTACTGACAGCCCCCTTGACAAGGCCATGGCAGCTGGAGAAGACCTGAAGGGTCCGCAAATCCTCATATATGATGTGTGCTCCCACCCTCATTTCTCACATCCTCACTCACTTGCACGTCAGCCACCCTCAACCTCACCCTCTCCCTCTGACTCTATACCAACCCGGCGACAGAGTGAAAGTTCCCCATGAACAGAATCCAAAAAGGACCCAGATGAAAGTAGCAGTTCCAACCATTTGCAATTCTTTCCCTCGCTGCGCAGTGAGTGTGTCTGTGACAGTGGCATTTTTGATGAAATTTTATTCCGTTCACATAGCCGTCAATGTCATTTCTGCCGCTCGTTTAGTTCTTGCCTTTTTTATGTCCTTTTGTTGATTATTTCGTTGACGTGCCTCTGTCTCAGAATCCGGGAAAAAATAGATACACCCTCACATTTGCAACATTATTTTGCCTTGTTTGGCGATGAAAGCCCggttttttcaatttaaaaaagtggCTCTGCAGACGAATTTTTAGACACAATTACTATTGGTGCGCAACACACCAACGACGACAAAGCCTTTTTAGATAGTTTAGGTactcataacttttaaaatgattGTGCTATTGCACTGTAGGTAAATTTATTCTGGTTGAGtggaatttaataacaaaggGAATcgaattcaagaaaaattatatcatcatttataatttttaaattttgttaatagtaagaaaaacCAGAAAGGGAGCTAGCtttggcaagccgaagcttatatacccttgcatatCATTCagttaatttacaaatcacgaaaatgttaaatttactattatttcacattaattctTCGATCGTTTTTATGGCAGCTTTATAATATAGTAGTTAAttctttttaaaactaaaatcgaaattcggaaatatttaaaaatagtcatatcccagagtagaagagaatttaataaaaattaacaaagatataatttttttccttttaatttccatttaatttttcgaccgttcctattgCAGCTGTATGATATagttattcgaaattcagaaatatataaaaaaaaattattcccaagagtagaaagTAATATtcgaaaaaacaccgaagctagcatttttttaaccttttttttccgattcttcctatggaagctataagatatactTAGCTGTCCGATCCgatcggttccgacttatatactacctgcaatagaaagaagacttttgggaaaatttcatcccgatagctcaacaactgaaagactagtttgcgtagaaacagacagacggacagacagacagacggacagacgtacatggctagatcgactcatcCAGTGATGCTGTTCAAgaacatatatactttatggggtcggaaacgtctccttcactgcgttgcaaacttctgactaaaatcataataccctctgcaaggatataaaaataaaagaaaaacaaaacaataatagctcacagcagttaaaaaaaatatatttaagaatgtaaaaaaatttattaacaagAAAATAGTCAATAATTATTAACGTAAATTTATTCTATTttgcacttttaatttaatttttttgcataaatatataattatataaaaagttCTTATCTTATTATTTGTGAAATTAGGAATATTTGACAGATTATTGTACAAACCTTATTATTTTAGTGTAAAATTAATGCTACTGAGTATagactttatattatttagtattaGATCAAACCACTTTTTAACATAATGCTTAGAAAAATTAAGtcgaataattttaaaagtttttatgtttttccttAATTAAGATAACGATTTATATTCTATATTTTACAAgtaacaaatataataaaaggtaagcattacatttttaataactgAAAACGATGTTTCATAATGTATAATTTGATTAAGTATAAAAAGCACCATCTgttggaaaaaattttaagtggtttGAATTCGCTTCGTTTTTTTACTTCTCTCATTTTCGAAGTAtcttataaaatgtaaaatataaagttttacAGATAAGTTATTTTACTTTACACACGATGTCACTTAACAGGGCTGTTAAAGATGGCGTGTTAGTCGGCAATGACACTTTACAGAGCCctggaaatataaatttccTTGCAGCTCCCTCGATCACTAGTGAATTAAAAGTCAAGAGCGTTGCCAGATTAATTTTACGAATCAAGGGCGTTGCCAGATTAAATTTGTGAAAGTAACTCTTTGATTGGTAgaattgaaaatgtttgtgGTTAGggactgtttgacaattatattGGTTAGTTTTAccaagctttttttttatgtataaattCCACCAATTTTGTGattgtatattaatttttaaagcttaGGAAATTTAACTGCTTaggttattatacccttgcagagggtattataattttggtcagaagtttgtaacgcagtgaaggagacgtttccgaccccataaagtatatcaGGATCAGGatatcaggatcaataggggagtcgatatagccatgtccgtctgtcttcaataccgtttgcgagctcagtttaaaagctagcgccttgaaactttcacagtcgtcctaaaacatgtgtacgcagatcaagtttgaaagccgacccgatcggacgtctatatcctatagctcccataggaacaatcggatatagctttcacaaaaatgaagatatttcgctcagtgtaagagctattggcatgaatctttccaaatcgtatttttttgtgcgtaccttgatcagggtaaaagcgcgtgccgatcggacgtctatatcttatagctcccataggaacaatagggtgaaatcggtcaaaatttgacgtttttcaggatatttcgcgcaaaatattagctattcccatgaaactttccaaatcgtatttttttgtgcgtaccttcattagggtaaacgcgcgtgccgatcgggcgtctatatcctatagctcccataggaacaatagggtgaaaaattttaaaattttattttttcaattataaaatattttgttgtttattaattcatgttgctagtctagtcaagttttaattcgtaaaatctgcaagggtattaaaacttcggcttgccgaagttagcttccgtcctcgtttttaaCTGTTAACGGCTGTAAGGCTTATGTTAAGAATCTGAACATCTGTTAacaatcagaaaaaaaatctttttttccaactttataaattttattaaattgaacCATTTTTTCCGAGTTCAGGGTCTTTCAACTACCCGTAAGCTTTGagtgactcaaattatgatggaaccttaaatgcaattgtgTAGAAGGACATCtacataatacattttttgacaAAGATATCAATAAAATTCAGTATAGGTAAGGTAAAcacaaaatgtttctatttattCTAACCGCGAGTTCacaaaaatatccaaaactaagtatgcagatatgcttatgaatgtatatgggcacttccatattgtcgctcgggacatttgcatgcctttaaagctaaaaaaaaattggaaaaaatggattttaattttaattttaataatgggcttttcttttcacttctcccaagctctattttgtgtaaaaatcttgattttctaccacttttagtttttaagatatcgttaaaaaactgccgtattcgctcgggacaaaaatagaagtggatttcggggaactTTATTcaacaatttcaaatttagcgaattctgatggaatatttgaatgcgattattataaattaacttGATTCCTGACGATCCaaaattgtattctttaaTTGCAGTTAATTACTGTGGGCCGGTGTCCTGATAAAATTGTAATCTAATTTATTTCTGATGAAATAATGATGCAGGATTTTTCGTTGGATATTCCTTTAAGGGAATTGTCAAAAAACGCATAAAATGTTGCCGCTTTTACCACTCAAAAccactcaaaaaattaaaaatgctagCAGGACCAAGACTGGTAATAAAACTCGTTGTTTTTCAGGACACGACTGTATTATCAAGGTAAAAAAGTTACTAACAGTCCTTTCCTAAGTCCCGGCTTTAACCCTAGTTGAAAATCTGGTACCTTCGATGCAAAGGACAGCCGATAACGCATGaataataaacaagagagaacgctatagtcgggttcgtgtcccgactatctaatacccgtcactcggctataaatataaatactagTGTTAGGgaaaaaaatcctttaaaagtaGAATTAAAAATGTCCTTAGACGTTCAATTCCGGGTCGTATAAATGCAGGTCATCCACCACGAGGACCCCACCAAAAATTAGTACAATAACTTTAGCCGTTTTTAAGCTATAGCTATAAGTCAAATAATTCtttgcattttgcaaaaatttagttgcagccgattacaccagtttacaaaaaaaaaaatcgatcaaatataccatgaatgaaacctttgttttccggtaaggtacgtcttcctgattaagaaaatggcacttaaaatttttttttggataaatttttttttttaagtgtaaaaaacgttttccacatttttttaatttctaacttgagttgtggtcaaccgatttcaaccataaatgactcattttacaggtaatataatgccctccaactttcttatacactgcattgagttccattcgttagtttagaagctacatttcgtcaaagttgaaaaagttagaaaaaatgcaaaaatgctggcataaatggcttcattaaaaatacacgcctaaaaaccgaaattatttttataacttctactggtagaaggtgctttgaaaaaaaaacaagctaatcaaaatcgatataaaatcgaactattgattgatttttttattgatggtcttgttagttgacttaaagatgtatctttaagtataagtcataatactaatttcggtttttaggcgtgtatttttaacgatgccatttatgccagcatttttgcattttttctcacttttacaacttttttcaaaaacgttttttacacttaaaaaaaaaatttatccataaaaaaatttttaagtgccattttttAATCAGGAAGATGTACCTTATCGGAAAACCAAggttttattcataatatatttgtttttcgtttttttttttgtaaactggagttttttcttcttttccgtttttcttcttttttgatGGTATTTTATTGTGAAATTTAGAATTGTTTTGATTCAATCGGAAAGATAATAGTTTACaaaacaatattccaaaagaaaaaaagttaaaaaatctaGTATTTGCTTAGGCATTTTCCATTTAGAATATAATTTCTAtgtcatttttcattttgcaaaCAATTACTTGACAAActgtatgtacaaatgtacactcagaaaatgaatcgccctgaattttagaaaatcgcctatggatttgcttcactggcgatttttttctttaaaataaaaaaattttctactggtaaagaaaattttcttccaattaatcaaaattcattaaattcaagaaatattccagaaatatagaaaaaaatcgccagtaaagcaaatccataggcgattttctaaaatttttttttgagtgtatggATGTATGTAGCTTTAAGctaaaatcaattcaaataaattcgTATGAAACTTCAATCTTTTAGACGTTGCAACGTCAACGCGTTGTTGCACTATGGGTCAGTACAAATCTTGATTCTTTCAAAATCTAACGTTTTATGCCaacctttaattttttgaattgttCAATGGTAAAAATGATACGTAATAAATTTATCTCGGGAATATCATATTTATCAATTCTTTTTTTGCGTAGCattgcttatttttttttaacaaaatcttCGACAAATGTAAAACTAATGTTTGTATCAAATTGCAATTTCTTATCGAAATGCCACCTCATGGACAACAAGTAATCACCAGTGGGAAAGGGAAGCCGTAGTAGTTCGTGCCTTAGATAGAAGTCCTTAACAATCTGTGGACCCTGAACACATAATACATAtgttaataattttcaatacAAAAATTGCATAAACTACCACGTAAGGACATGTGTggttaatatttgaaaagtccTTAAAGAGCCCGTAGACAATAGCTGCAACAGGAATGTAAGGACGCCGTAGATAGCGACACGCGTCTACATCTTCTTTAAACAGCCACGGTTTGTAGCCATTGAACCTCTTAAAAACTTGGCCGTGAATGTGTATATCGTTAGATGGATGTAAAATTGTTCCATTCAAATTCAGGAGAACCTTGTCCCGACTCACAGCCTTCAAGCGACAGTTGTGAAAGACGAACCAGGATGTGTTGTAACTCTCACAAGCGAAGTTCGTAAACTTAAAAACGACCGCATCCTTAAAAAGTTGGTAGATATTATTATGTGTAATTGTTATAAGGGGAGGACTTACATTTAATCGTACTTTATAGGTGAACAGCACTTCGAAGAGAGCCAGAATTACCAGTCTATCACGCATCGCACTTATTTTTGATCTCGAAAAACGAACAAcagtgttttaaataaaatggcatTTCTACCTAATTTCCTTCTCAATATTACTTCCTTTGGTGGcacttattttataattacacAGTGCAACCTGAAAAATTTAACAGAAATTTTTACTTaggtatataataaataatatttcgctgttttaagcaaataagcttaaaaccttaaaaatgtaGCGCTGTGTTATCACGGAAAGCTAATAACGTAATCAGAATACAAATCATTTATGGGGTCGTTGCAGCTAAAGCTACCTGCATGGTGCTTTAGATTTAAGCTGGGTTAAAACACTCATTTTCGCCGATATTGTCGTTTAATTCAAATTACACGCATGAATTCGCGATTTGTTTATACCCGTAAGGGTTTATAAACAAAGTTGTCTCGAAGTTTCCGAATTTTGCCAAATCGTTTCTGTAACAACCTTAGAATACGTATGACATTTTGTCGGTTTTAAGAATGCTAATCATGTTGCCTAAACATCATTGCTCCAAATTGAATAAGTTCAAAGTTATGGATAAATGTCTAAGCAATGTTTAAGCAACTTTTGGcggttttttatacccttgcagagggtattatgatttcagtcagaagtttgcaacgcagtgaaggagacgtttccgaccccataaagtatatatattcttgatcagcatcactagatctagccatgtccgtctgtccgtctgtccgtccgtctgtccgtccgtttctcttagttttcaagctatcgggataaaactttcccaaaagtcttatttttattgcaggtagtatataagtcggaacgagccggatcggacaactatatcatatagctctcataggaacaatcgcgaaaaaaaatgtaaaaaaattatatcttgggtgtttttgaacctataacatcctacttttggaaatgtcattttttatctaattctgaatttcgaacaaaattttttcaaaatcggacgactatatcatatagctgccataggaacgatcggaaaattaatgggaatataataggaaataaattattgcttcgttggtttttattgtattctcttctactctaggaaataactcttttcaaatattttcgaatttcgattttaattttatcaaaatcgaactagtatatcatatagctgccattgaaacgaacgcaaaattaatgagaaataataggaaaattaacatttttgcgatttgtaaattaataggaattatctgcaaggatatataagcttcggctggtcgaatctagcttcctttcttgttcattATTGATCCCAACGATTAAAGTTTCTTGACCAACGATTTTATAGCTTTTGAGATTCCTTAGTTCTGACATTTGGCCGCATTTCAAGGAATACTCGCGTTCTGACATTTGGCCGCATTTCAAGGAATACTCGCGTTTAAaattatctgcaaggatatataagcttcggctggccgaatctagcttcctttcttgttcattATTGATCCCAACGATCAAAGTTTCTTGACCAACGATTTTATAGCTTTTGAGATTCCTTAGTTCTGACATTTGGCCGCATTTCAAGGAATACTCgcgtttaaaagatattaagaattttaaatatagtaACTCGATTCGTTAGtcataatttttctaaatactacacacaaaaaaaactatgtaaaatcaactaGTTAATAGTAAAATCTGCCCCAACccatacaaaaaagaaaatgagcaaaaaaacagtacacccaaaaaaaatcgatatgaatcgtaggtcaatttgaacttttttaagatcatttttaacttgatatggggccaggtaaatgtgatatggTCGAACAAAACTTATACTtgtgcgagcgagaaaacatgcttttgaagtacgtcagttcgaatttcgaatactTCTTTCTCGCTTTCACTCAtgtcattttgctcgccatattgattcttgcgctctttttcgaagttagggaatctccgagagagagaattcggcaaaatgatattatttaatgtaaattttatgaatatttcaggtaaaaacgatatgagtaggaataaccagaaaattacctggacttatcgattttacggcgacgtgcttttttttgtgtgattacccataaaatagtaaataacctacaaaatagtattttacccgaaaaaaaattgtattttttttttttaatttttttttatctatttttatttttaatttaattttttatattaatttatatggaaGTTATTTCTAAGTTCACAGATACTTAAACTTGAGCCGGGGCCGCAACCAACAAAGTCAAGCACTCTAAGCACTAGGCCACAGaataggggctgtccatatattacgtaatcacgtttttggtgatttttgaccccctcccccccctggtgatcaaCAGTAATCTTTCAATAAACAccctcccccccccccccccaatgattacgtaatcacaagaaaattttttttttgttttgctgtttTATTCTGTGGTTTCAAACGGGGATGCAAGCCAatctttaatgttttttatgaTTGGAGTTTGGAATGACACATTCGATTCGTCAACACTGAAATTATCTTCAACGTAATCTTCGTccagccattccaggtcttcgcagCCTTGGTGTGCTTGAACCACTAAAACTTCCCTctttcgccgcccagccactcgaaaaaaatgtttatctgCTTTGCAATCCAAGTTTGCAGATGGATTTTTGTGGATCTTAGCATGCAGATTTGCTGACTTTTGGGATGCAAAATACAATCCACACGTTTTACACATACGCTTTTTCAGTTGACTGTGTACCGACGAACAATACAAGTCGTAGGGAACCTAGAAGAAAAGTGGAGATTGTGATATAGCATAttgaataaatgaaatttagtAAATGCTTACCTGCAGATATTTGTTGTGTTCATTTATTGATATCACGAGAGCTCTGCGTTGCATTAGGTCCAGAAAATGTCCCTTCTCATTGTCCTCGGAAACGATTATTTCTGAGACGCCCTGAATAACACGTACCGGAGGGGGAAAAAATCTATCTGGTAGAATTTGAAGTAATCCACTTCTAAATTCTCCACAACATTCTGCGGAACGGCATTTAACGACTTGCAGAAAATATTGGCTTTCGCGAACATGTTCTTTATACCAGTACTGTTCAATGTCAACCAGTTCTGTCCCTTTTTCATTAGGTTGAACATATTGCGCAGTCACAGGAAAGTCATCGATGACCATGCTTCCCCAGACTTCGGCCAATGTTCTCCCGGCgaattcaaaattttgttcCTCCAAGTCAGAGTCTGTTGTTCTGCCTTGGTTGTCCAAATGGGTTCCATATTTGTCGTGCGGCAAAATCAACCCAGACAACTCCCGGCTTAACGGGGCCATTCTCCTTTCGACTCGGTTAAACGCACTTCATcctgaaataaaaattgagtTTGTAAAACTATTCAGTTTAGACTTAGATAAACATTTTACCTGGAGCATTTGTAGCAACAAAAATTGCATCCAAATTGTATGCCTTAAAATGT
This portion of the Drosophila takahashii strain IR98-3 E-12201 chromosome 3R, DtakHiC1v2, whole genome shotgun sequence genome encodes:
- the LOC108063269 gene encoding uncharacterized protein; protein product: MRDRLVILALFEVLFTYKVRLNDAVVFKFTNFACESYNTSWFVFHNCRLKAVSRDKVLLNLNGTILHPSNDIHIHGQVFKRFNGYKPWLFKEDVDACRYLRRPYIPVAAIVYGLFKDFSNINHTCPYVGPQIVKDFYLRHELLRLPFPTGDYLLSMRWHFDKKLQFDTNISFTFVEDFVKKK